AAAAATGGGCAGCTGCGGAACTCCGGCGGCGAGCAGCACAGGTGGCAGGTGGCTAAATGGGGCAAAGGAGCTGTACAGGGGCTCCGAGTGACTGCGAAAGATTTCGAGCAGCTCCTGGTGGCGCTGCCGCTGCATATCCGCATCCGGCTCTGAGGTGGCAGGAAAGTTCGGATGCCGCAGATCCAGCTTGGGTAGGCTGGTGGCGTTGGTGGATGATGGCGTGGCGATTTGGCCACTAAAGACGCTGGTGGCACCATCTTCGTTGGGATCTCCCGCAGATGATGCTCCAGAATCGCTGGGAGTGTTGCTGAGGCGGGACTCGAGCTTTAACTGTCgctggtggtgatgatggtggtggagCTTGGCCGCTTGAAGAATTGACGGCGAGGCGCCGCCACCGATTCCCGTGCCCAACGCCGCACTTTCGATCCTGGGTGATGTCGCTGTGGCTGACTTAATGCAGGGATTGGTCTTGTCCTGATAGGTTTGCCGCGCCTGGTTACTGGCCTGCTGCAATCGCGCCAGTTGCTCCAGACTCGCACTGCTCACTCCGCCACCTGATCCGATTCCGGAGGAGCTCCCTCCTCCGAGGCCCGACGTCgtctgctgctcctgcagcagGCAGTGGATCTTGAACCAGTTGGACCGGCGACCGTAGCGGGAGCCACTCTTGGACATCCCAACCAGGAGGCACTTGCGCAGGCGGCACGCCTTGCAGGCCGTGCGGTTCTTCTTGTTAATCACGCAATCCCCGTTGTGCTTACATCCTGCTATCGCCGCAATGTTGTTGTACGTACGACCAAAAAAGGACTGCGGAGGAAAAAGAATAGTGCATAGGTAATTTATTATCTTTAGAATTACAGGAAGTAATGTTGACCAGctatttcaaaaatgtttggtttttatacccgcTACTCGTTGAGTCGTTACCCTATAACTTATATGTATCATCATGATCTCTATCCGAGTCGATCTGATCctgtctgtatgaacgtcaaGTTACCAgcagatttatttattttatttatttatttacgtcAATGGAAACTTTTAACCTTGTCTGGctactttaaaatatatattaagcTTTTATCctacataaaaaataatttacaagaTATTGTTTAGACTTAAGCCTATTAGCTCCCCAACTAAACGAATGCTTGCAGGAAGAGAGTTAAATAATCGCAATGCTGGGAATGTTTTCATTTCGCGCATAAATGGTCCTGACAGTGGCTTTATTCAATATAATATTAACAAACAGCATTCCAGCTATCGAACGCCGATTCTCCTATGAGCGGGTATGGACGAGACAACACTGGCTGCGATATGATGGACGGGGATCAGAGAATCGCAGGAACTGCAGTGAAAACttcatacattttttctcAAGCCAGTCTAGTCTATTGGCATGCACAGTGGGAGTTGGGCTCCAAATAATGGAAGCATATTACACCCTACGTCCACGGACAAAGGCAGAGTACACAGATAGACAGAGATTTATAAAAGCTAGATAGTTAAGACTTGCATAGATATTCTAGAGGCGTAGACTtaa
This portion of the Drosophila santomea strain STO CAGO 1482 chromosome 3L, Prin_Dsan_1.1, whole genome shotgun sequence genome encodes:
- the LOC120448728 gene encoding protein embryonic gonad isoform X2, with the translated sequence MSKSGSRYGRRSNWFKIHCLLQEQQTTSGLGGGSSSGIGSGGGVSSASLEQLARLQQASNQARQTYQDKTNPCIKSATATSPRIESAALGTGIGGGASPSILQAAKLHHHHHHQRQLKLESRLSNTPSDSGASSAGDPNEDGATSVFSGQIATPSSTNATSLPKLDLRHPNFPATSEPDADMQRQRHQELLEIFRSHSEPLYSSFAPFSHLPPVLLAAGVPQLPIFKDQFKAELLFPTTSSPDIEEPIDLSFRSRADPASPMAHNSNSPSLSEPAAATHCLGESPNFVRKTTPLDLTLVRSQTLTG
- the LOC120448728 gene encoding protein embryonic gonad isoform X1, encoding MNQLCKVCGEPAAGFHFGAFTCEGCKSFFGRTYNNIAAIAGCKHNGDCVINKKNRTACKACRLRKCLLVGMSKSGSRYGRRSNWFKIHCLLQEQQTTSGLGGGSSSGIGSGGGVSSASLEQLARLQQASNQARQTYQDKTNPCIKSATATSPRIESAALGTGIGGGASPSILQAAKLHHHHHHQRQLKLESRLSNTPSDSGASSAGDPNEDGATSVFSGQIATPSSTNATSLPKLDLRHPNFPATSEPDADMQRQRHQELLEIFRSHSEPLYSSFAPFSHLPPVLLAAGVPQLPIFKDQFKAELLFPTTSSPDIEEPIDLSFRSRADPASPMAHNSNSPSLSEPAAATHCLGESPNFVRKTTPLDLTLVRSQTLTG